The nucleotide sequence GCCGGCGTCGAGGGATACGACCCCTCCGGCGAGGCGTTCGACCCGCTCTTCCACGACGCCCTGCAGGCCGTGCCGGCCGAAGGCATCGAGCCCGGCATCGTGCTCGAAGTGATGCAGCGCGGCTACCGCGCCGGCGAGACCGTCATCCGCCCGGCGCGAGTGGTCGTCAGCCAGTAACCGAAAGCCGGATCAGAAATGGCAAAAGACTTTTACGAAACCCTCGGAGTCTCGAAGAAGGCCTCCCAGGACGAGCTCAAGAAAGCCCACCGCAAGCTGGTCGGGAAGTATCACCCCGATCGCAATCCCGGCGATGCCGCGGCCGAAGAGAAGTTCAAGGAGGTCCAGGCGGCGTATGACACGCTGTCCGATCCCGAGAAGCGCAAGACCTACGACAGCGGCGGCGGGCTGTTCGGAGGGGGCCAGGGAGCCCCCGGCGGCAATCCGTTCGGCGGCCAGGGAGCCCCGCAGGGCTTCGGCGACATCTTCTCGACGATCTTCAACCGAAGCGGCGGCAGCCCTGAACCCATGCGCGGCCGTGACCTCGAGACCGACGCCCGGATCTCTTTCGACGACGCGATGGCCGGGAGCCAGCTGACGGTCACCATCCCCAAGGACGAGCGCTGTCCGACCTGCTCCGGCAGCGGTGCCGAGCCGGGCACGAGCCCGCAGACCTGCCCGCGCTGTGGCGGCTCGGGAGTCGAGGCCCAGGGCCAGGGGTTCTTCTCGATCAGCCAGCCCTGTCCGCAGTGCGGCGGCTCCGGCCAGATCATCCCCAGCCCCTGCCACACCTGCGGCGGCTCCGGCGTGACCCACCAGACCAAGCGCTACAAGGTGAACATCCCGGCGGGCGTCAAGGACGGCACCCGGATCCGGGTGGCCGGCAAGGGCGAGGCCGGAATGCGCGGCGCACCGGCCGGCGACCTCTTCGTGACGATCCAGGTCGCGCCTTCACCGATCTTCAAGCGCCTCGATGACGGCAACCTCGAGGTCGATGT is from Thermoleophilia bacterium and encodes:
- the dnaJ gene encoding molecular chaperone DnaJ gives rise to the protein MAKDFYETLGVSKKASQDELKKAHRKLVGKYHPDRNPGDAAAEEKFKEVQAAYDTLSDPEKRKTYDSGGGLFGGGQGAPGGNPFGGQGAPQGFGDIFSTIFNRSGGSPEPMRGRDLETDARISFDDAMAGSQLTVTIPKDERCPTCSGSGAEPGTSPQTCPRCGGSGVEAQGQGFFSISQPCPQCGGSGQIIPSPCHTCGGSGVTHQTKRYKVNIPAGVKDGTRIRVAGKGEAGMRGAPAGDLFVTIQVAPSPIFKRLDDGNLEVDVPITITEALRGGTVEVPTLSGTKRIRVQPGTQHGAIQRLRGEGPPRAGTKNRGDIRYRLGVEIPKELTDEQRRVVDQLAEAMNGEDPRAELLRGARARTPKGGKNG